The following are encoded together in the Arenicella xantha genome:
- the lptA gene encoding lipopolysaccharide transport periplasmic protein LptA codes for MKLIRSLAVLVLSATISCQALALKSDRDQPADIEADDIEFDFKKGTRTYINNVLAVQGTLTLKADKLFAEYNGSELKSATVWGSLARFKQRPDGKEHDVEGWAKKIIVDQQANTLTLIGKASLKQGPQTARGDTIVYNMANDTLKVQGAAKVGAGGKDGTKPKRAIKDPFADNPDGPEPPKKRKIAKSDTSKQDSDSNDETENDSANDEVEEQTETEKPVRSGRSRLIIEPQ; via the coding sequence ATGAAACTAATTCGATCACTAGCGGTGCTAGTCCTGAGTGCGACTATCTCTTGCCAAGCGCTTGCCTTAAAGTCCGACCGCGACCAACCTGCTGACATCGAAGCTGATGACATAGAGTTTGATTTCAAGAAAGGCACTCGAACCTATATTAACAACGTGCTGGCGGTACAAGGCACCTTAACCCTAAAAGCCGACAAATTGTTCGCTGAATACAATGGCAGCGAATTAAAATCGGCCACCGTATGGGGCTCATTAGCGCGCTTTAAGCAGCGACCTGACGGCAAAGAGCATGATGTTGAAGGTTGGGCAAAAAAAATTATTGTCGATCAGCAAGCCAATACGTTGACGCTAATTGGCAAGGCTTCACTCAAACAAGGGCCGCAAACAGCTCGCGGCGATACCATCGTCTACAACATGGCGAACGATACGCTAAAAGTACAAGGCGCCGCCAAAGTTGGTGCCGGTGGAAAAGATGGAACCAAGCCTAAACGCGCCATCAAGGATCCATTTGCCGACAACCCCGACGGCCCAGAACCACCTAAAAAGCGAAAAATAGCTAAATCAGACACGTCAAAACAAGACAGCGACAGCAACGACGAAACGGAGAATGATTCCGCTAACGACGAAGTTGAAGAGCAAACTGAGACAGAAAAACCTGTCCGATCTGGTCGCTCGCGACTGATCATAGAACCGCAGTAG
- the lptC gene encoding LPS export ABC transporter periplasmic protein LptC, producing MVKQAESLLYIAILGVIGLFGIYLQTAMMEDEPELNNFKDRHDPDYYIENFIATGLDKNGQRRFELKADRMAHFPDDDTALLDNPHVIEYEVGFAPRHTFADSGWMNSSGDEILMTGNVRVVVEADSRGPGGTMKAKRMRIILDKATKDNLF from the coding sequence ATGGTGAAACAAGCCGAGTCCCTTCTTTATATTGCCATTTTGGGCGTCATTGGCCTGTTTGGCATATATTTGCAAACAGCAATGATGGAAGACGAGCCTGAATTAAACAACTTTAAGGACCGGCACGATCCTGACTATTACATCGAAAACTTTATTGCGACTGGTCTCGACAAAAATGGGCAACGCCGGTTTGAACTGAAAGCTGACCGTATGGCGCACTTTCCAGACGACGACACCGCGCTACTCGACAACCCACACGTAATCGAATATGAAGTTGGCTTTGCGCCTAGACACACGTTCGCCGACTCTGGATGGATGAACTCTAGCGGAGACGAAATCTTAATGACCGGTAACGTGCGAGTAGTGGTTGAAGCCGATTCACGAGGACCCGGAGGCACGATGAAAGCCAAGCGAATGCGTATCATTCTCGACAAAGCCACCAAAGACAACCTGTTTTAA
- a CDS encoding KdsC family phosphatase — protein MKQLPPLPYQVSDSVMHKASAVKLALFDVDGVLTDGKLHYSCDGERVKVFHALDGHGLKMLQMAGIDVGVISARSSKALQRRLQDLGIKHCYLGVNDKLAVFETLINDLKLSGDDCAFTGDDVIDLPVMERCGLKLSVKNGHFIVQDRADWIAPLTGGEGAVRAICDVLLYSQASYPLGGSNQQ, from the coding sequence ATGAAGCAGCTACCACCACTACCATACCAAGTTTCCGACTCGGTGATGCACAAAGCCTCCGCGGTTAAGCTAGCACTGTTCGATGTAGACGGCGTGCTGACCGATGGCAAACTTCATTACAGCTGCGACGGTGAACGCGTCAAAGTGTTCCACGCATTAGACGGGCATGGCTTAAAGATGCTACAAATGGCCGGTATCGACGTAGGCGTGATATCAGCGCGCAGCTCTAAAGCGTTACAACGACGCCTGCAAGATCTAGGCATTAAGCATTGTTACTTGGGCGTTAACGACAAGCTTGCGGTATTTGAAACGCTAATAAACGACCTTAAGTTATCCGGTGACGACTGCGCGTTTACTGGTGACGACGTCATTGATTTGCCAGTAATGGAGCGATGCGGCTTAAAGCTATCAGTCAAAAACGGGCATTTTATTGTACAAGATCGCGCCGATTGGATTGCCCCACTTACCGGCGGTGAAGGCGCGGTTCGCGCCATTTGCGATGTGCTACTGTATAGTCAAGCCAGCTACCCATTGGGCGGCTCAAATCAGCAATAG
- a CDS encoding KpsF/GutQ family sugar-phosphate isomerase encodes MKKLAFLDSARQVLEIESAAIKQQIDQLDATFERACELILACEGRVVVTGMGKSGHIASKIAATLASTGTPAFFVHPGEASHGDLGMITPKDCVLAISNSGETGEVLAILPIIKRMGVPLIGLASVPSSTLARLSDVYLNVPIQQEACPMNLAPTASTTASLAMGDALAIAVLNARDFDERDFARSHPGGSLGRRLLLYVEDIMHKDDEIPLIEGGALLSDALVEMTSKGLGMTGIVDSDKRLLGIYTDGDLRRTLASRLSLDTPIEQVMTNNPTTTESGTLAAELIAIMQKNRISGVLVTDDDRVVGAINMQDLLRAGIL; translated from the coding sequence ATGAAAAAACTTGCTTTTTTAGACTCTGCCCGCCAAGTGCTAGAGATCGAATCCGCCGCAATCAAACAACAAATTGATCAGCTGGATGCGACATTTGAGCGTGCTTGCGAGCTGATTCTAGCGTGTGAAGGCCGCGTGGTAGTCACCGGCATGGGCAAATCAGGTCACATTGCGAGCAAAATCGCAGCAACCCTAGCCAGCACTGGCACACCAGCATTTTTTGTTCATCCTGGCGAAGCCAGTCACGGCGATCTCGGCATGATCACACCTAAAGACTGCGTGTTAGCAATATCAAATTCAGGCGAAACCGGTGAAGTGTTAGCCATTTTACCAATTATCAAGCGAATGGGCGTGCCATTGATCGGCCTAGCCAGCGTGCCCAGCTCGACGTTAGCGCGACTGTCTGATGTGTACTTAAATGTCCCCATCCAACAAGAAGCCTGCCCGATGAACCTCGCCCCAACCGCCAGCACCACCGCATCATTAGCGATGGGCGACGCCTTGGCGATCGCGGTACTAAATGCACGAGATTTTGATGAACGCGACTTTGCACGCTCTCATCCAGGTGGTTCACTGGGCCGCCGACTACTTCTATACGTAGAAGACATAATGCACAAAGACGACGAAATTCCTCTGATCGAGGGCGGTGCGCTACTCTCCGACGCATTGGTCGAAATGACCAGCAAAGGCCTTGGCATGACAGGCATTGTTGATTCGGACAAGCGATTACTCGGCATTTATACGGATGGCGACTTACGCCGCACTCTGGCCAGCCGCCTGAGTCTCGATACACCAATCGAACAAGTCATGACCAACAACCCAACCACCACCGAATCCGGCACTTTAGCGGCTGAGTTAATCGCCATCATGCAAAAAAATCGGATAAGCGGTGTATTGGTAACTGACGATGACCGCGTTGTCGGCGCCATCAATATGCAAGACCTATTACGTGCGGGAATTCTATGA
- a CDS encoding calcium/sodium antiporter has translation MSIALALVFILIGFFLLMWSADLLVDNASELAGRLGISPLLVGIIIVGFGTSAPELFVSAMAALDNKGNLALGNALGSNITNIGLVLGSAAIIRALPVGKATAKIDMPIVIATGLVAIALLFDGVLSHIDGVILLAILLGYLLWTARSSSGNEALSASELVASVHEHDVLAVTHPKGKSVMTASIYAIISIALLILASRILVKGAVTVAEFFHVGELIIGLTIVAIGTSLPELAAAIAAARKGVHDMIIGNIIGSNVFNTLGVLGLTGALRATEIDTGALWRDFPIMLLFTGLMLVFALTKYTISRLEGSVLVAAYIAYLGYLISVTV, from the coding sequence ATGTCAATCGCACTAGCCCTAGTCTTTATTCTTATAGGCTTTTTTCTGCTTATGTGGAGTGCCGACCTATTGGTAGACAATGCCTCGGAGCTCGCTGGTAGATTGGGTATTTCGCCCTTATTGGTTGGCATTATCATCGTCGGCTTCGGCACCTCAGCTCCAGAACTATTTGTCTCCGCCATGGCAGCTCTAGACAATAAAGGCAATTTGGCACTCGGCAATGCGCTTGGCTCCAACATCACCAATATTGGCTTAGTACTTGGAAGCGCCGCAATTATTCGCGCGCTGCCAGTAGGCAAAGCAACAGCAAAAATCGACATGCCGATCGTTATCGCCACCGGCCTCGTCGCCATCGCATTGCTATTCGATGGCGTGCTATCGCACATAGACGGTGTTATTTTGCTGGCAATTTTGCTGGGTTATTTACTGTGGACCGCGCGCAGCTCCAGCGGCAACGAAGCACTCTCAGCCAGCGAACTAGTAGCCAGCGTGCATGAACATGATGTTCTCGCCGTCACACATCCAAAAGGAAAATCAGTAATGACGGCTTCTATTTACGCCATCATTAGTATCGCATTACTGATCCTGGCATCTCGAATCTTGGTCAAAGGTGCGGTAACAGTCGCTGAATTCTTCCATGTCGGCGAGCTTATAATCGGCCTAACAATTGTGGCTATCGGCACCAGCCTACCAGAGTTAGCAGCCGCTATTGCCGCCGCCAGAAAGGGCGTGCACGATATGATTATTGGCAACATTATTGGCTCCAACGTTTTCAATACGCTCGGGGTATTAGGACTCACGGGAGCACTAAGAGCAACTGAAATTGATACCGGCGCCCTGTGGCGCGACTTCCCAATAATGCTGCTATTCACAGGCTTAATGTTAGTTTTTGCATTAACCAAGTACACCATTAGCCGATTAGAGGGCAGCGTGCTCGTCGCAGCCTATATCGCCTACCTCGGATACCTAATTAGTGTCACGGTTTGA
- a CDS encoding DUF4282 domain-containing protein codes for MFDKLDDVAAEPTVRKVLFFDNMLTPKLIQVAYWLGLVAIIWNGLGRLFSGGFFGIFETAVFVLISVIVLRVSAELVMLLFKLYDTMQAIENNTQAPVSEPDAPVKTVRKTKKKMSKKVSKKPS; via the coding sequence ATGTTCGATAAATTAGATGATGTTGCTGCCGAGCCAACTGTTCGCAAGGTGTTGTTTTTTGACAATATGCTAACCCCCAAACTTATTCAAGTTGCCTATTGGTTGGGGTTAGTGGCAATAATTTGGAATGGTCTTGGGCGTTTATTTAGCGGCGGTTTTTTTGGGATTTTCGAGACGGCTGTATTTGTGTTGATTTCGGTGATTGTTTTGCGTGTCTCGGCCGAACTTGTGATGTTGCTATTCAAGCTCTACGATACAATGCAAGCTATTGAGAATAATACCCAAGCGCCGGTCTCTGAGCCAGATGCTCCAGTAAAAACAGTGCGCAAGACTAAGAAAAAAATGTCTAAGAAAGTAAGCAAAAAGCCCAGCTAG
- a CDS encoding MlaC/ttg2D family ABC transporter substrate-binding protein, with translation MKSILSFSRNALIIGGLMLFAVQAHAMKAPDQVVKETVDSMVSKLQSNRAAYTADNKALYGMLEETLIPALNVTRMADLILGREVATSATPAQKKAFIKEFKAFLLQSYATGLLNATGEEKVIYEPVNMKPGADRVKVKATLISSDGASYPIVLSMSNKDDTQWRAYNMEVVGINVIRTYKASFAATLQQEGIDGLIANLRAKNNT, from the coding sequence ATGAAATCAATTCTTTCTTTCAGTCGCAATGCGCTGATTATTGGCGGCTTAATGCTGTTTGCGGTTCAGGCGCACGCCATGAAGGCTCCTGATCAGGTCGTGAAAGAGACGGTCGACAGTATGGTCTCAAAGTTGCAAAGCAATCGAGCTGCGTATACCGCTGATAATAAAGCTTTATACGGGATGTTAGAGGAGACGCTAATTCCGGCGCTAAATGTGACGCGTATGGCGGACCTGATTTTAGGTCGAGAAGTCGCCACGTCAGCGACACCTGCACAAAAGAAAGCCTTTATTAAAGAATTCAAAGCGTTTTTGCTACAAAGCTATGCGACAGGATTGTTGAATGCGACGGGCGAAGAAAAGGTGATCTATGAGCCGGTGAACATGAAGCCAGGTGCTGATCGAGTCAAGGTTAAAGCTACGTTGATCTCATCTGATGGAGCGTCGTACCCTATTGTTTTGTCGATGAGCAATAAAGATGATACGCAATGGCGCGCCTATAATATGGAAGTTGTTGGTATCAATGTGATTCGCACTTATAAAGCGAGTTTCGCCGCCACCTTGCAACAAGAGGGTATTGATGGCTTGATTGCGAATTTGCGTGCTAAAAACAATACCTAA
- a CDS encoding ABC transporter ATP-binding protein, whose amino-acid sequence MNTPTAISIQGVSKRYDDLQALNNVSFDIYQGEFFGLLGPNGAGKSTLISAIAGLLEVNSGHISILGSDVRADYRQARQKLGVVPQEIVMDPFFTVRETLEFQSGYYGVRNNTAWIDELLEQLNLSDKADTNMRKLSGGMKRRVLIAQALVHKPQVLVLDEPTAGVDVELRQSMWRFVRRLHSEGHTIVLTTHYLEEAEELCDRIAIINKGEVIALESKQDLLARGLGSKLHVRATHAIETVPEEYQSRVTRLAGNELDLTIHRDSDSVMEILDRLRAASIDIDHVSVVNDSLEDVFVRLTGNQEGK is encoded by the coding sequence GTGAATACTCCAACAGCAATTTCGATCCAAGGTGTCAGTAAGCGTTACGACGACCTGCAAGCCTTGAATAATGTTAGTTTTGATATTTATCAAGGCGAATTTTTTGGCTTACTCGGGCCTAATGGTGCGGGTAAATCGACGCTGATTAGCGCCATTGCCGGCCTGTTGGAAGTTAATAGCGGCCACATCAGTATTTTGGGGTCAGACGTTCGTGCAGACTATCGCCAAGCGCGCCAAAAGTTAGGGGTCGTGCCGCAAGAAATTGTGATGGACCCTTTTTTTACGGTACGCGAGACGCTTGAGTTTCAATCCGGTTACTACGGCGTGCGCAATAATACGGCATGGATTGATGAACTATTAGAGCAGCTTAATTTGAGTGACAAAGCGGACACCAATATGCGCAAGCTGTCTGGTGGAATGAAGCGTCGAGTGCTTATTGCTCAGGCCTTAGTACATAAACCCCAAGTTCTAGTGCTGGATGAACCTACCGCCGGAGTTGATGTTGAATTGCGGCAATCTATGTGGCGCTTTGTTAGACGGTTGCATTCTGAAGGGCACACGATTGTGCTGACGACACACTACTTGGAGGAAGCTGAAGAGCTGTGTGACCGAATCGCCATTATCAATAAAGGTGAGGTGATTGCACTTGAATCGAAGCAAGATCTGCTTGCGCGTGGCTTGGGCAGCAAGCTTCATGTGCGTGCTACACACGCTATTGAAACCGTGCCTGAAGAGTATCAATCTCGAGTGACTCGTCTGGCCGGTAATGAGCTCGACCTGACAATTCATCGAGATTCAGATTCAGTTATGGAAATTCTAGATCGCTTGCGAGCTGCGTCTATTGATATTGATCATGTATCGGTGGTCAATGACAGTCTCGAAGATGTATTTGTCCGACTCACCGGCAACCAAGAGGGTAAATAG